In Maniola jurtina chromosome 2, ilManJurt1.1, whole genome shotgun sequence, the following proteins share a genomic window:
- the LOC123876333 gene encoding cuticlin-4 isoform X2, producing the protein MKRTRLLLVLATLLIKDATCEPPVDSASLPLEHRGSAYGPPLPAAHTDDPWPLATPDSPKIKHLQVQCEKTHMRVNIEFDRPFYGMIFSKGFYSDPHCMHLKPGTGHLSATFEIFLNSCGMTSSGNHNVAAYGSPTPSGSYVENTIIVQYDPYVQEVWDQARKLRCTWYDFYEKAVTFRPFQVDMLHAVTANFLGDNLQCWMQIQVGKGPWASEVSGIVKIGQTMTMVLAIKDDENKFDMLVRNCVAHDGKRAPIQLVDQYGCVVRPKIMSKFQKIKNFGQSASVVSFAYFQAFKFPDSMNVHFQCVIQVCRYNCPEPKCGGLGGEYGVPLLGGNALSAGEYGLPNTVHGEYGPPPPGPHAEYGVPPAFPDPRHPADSAGAYSEKRDDVVAPPQAQVSSTPNAPNNPSSPAPSRDSDDVNLPPPPPPGRRGVYNTVKRKDEGHGNLATLGGRPRSVEDLPESLVGIRRRRETSPTRIYKRDAQEMTDVNTSRIIQVVAPGDVNFALNNAAQNETVVIQSPASDPETICMSVPSFVAGLVMLLLVLVVASLVAAFLFVRVRALDRKGAHGAAAFYETDYVKHTN; encoded by the exons ATGAAGAGGACCAGGCTACTGCTGGTGCTCGCGACGCTCCTTATCAAG GACGCAACATGCGAACCGCCCGTAGACTCAGCGTCGTTACCGTTGGAACACAGAGGCAGCGCGTACGGCCCGCCGCTGCCCGCTGCGCACACAGACGACCCCTGGCCTCTCGCTACACCAGACAGTCCAAAAATTAAACATCTTCAAGTACAATGTGAAAAAACTCATATGCGTGTCAATATAGAATTCGATCGTCCTTTTTATGGGATGATATTTTCGAAGGGTTTCTATAGCGATCCTCACTGTATGCATCTAAAACCTGGCACGGGACACTTAAGTGCGACATTCGAAATATTTCTGAACAGCTGCGGTATGACTAGTTCTGGAAATCATAATGTTGCAGCTTATGGCAGTCCCACGCCTAGTGGTTCGTACGTAGAAAACACAATCATAGTCCAATACGACCCTTACGTTCAAGAGGTATGGGATCAGGCACGAAAACTGAGGTGCACGTGGTACGACTTTTACGAAAAAGCAGTGACGTTCAGGCCTTTCCAAGTAGATATGCTACACGCAGTCACAGCTAACTTTCTCGGTGATAACCTGCAATGCTGGATGCAAATACAAGTAGGCAAGGGGCCTTGGGCATCAGAAGTATCGGGTATAGTAAAAATAGGACAGACTATGACAATGGTGCTGGCAATTAAAGACGATGAAAACAAGTTCGACATGCTCGTGAGAAATTGTGTAGCTCACGATGGAAAACGAGCTCCTATCCAACTGGTGGATCAATATGGATGTGTCGTAAGACCTAAAATCATGAGTAAATTCCAGAAAATTAAGAACTTTGGTCAATCGGCCTCCGTCGTATCGTTTGCATATTTCCAAGCGTTCAAATTCCCCGATTCTATGAACGTACATTTCCAATGTGTAATTCAAGTCTGTCGGTACAATTGTCCTGAACCAAAATGTGGTGGTCTAGGCGGTGAATATGGAGTTCCATTACTGGGTGGAAACGCGCTTAGTGCCGGGGAATATGGATTACCTAATACGGTTCACGGAGAGTACGGACCCCCGCCGCCCGGACCTCATGCTGAATATGGTGTGCCACCGGCGTTCCCGGACCCGCGCCATCCGGCCGATTCGGCTGGCGCTTATTCCGAAAAACGAGATGATGTAGTAGCTCCACCGCAAGCGCAGGTTTCCTCGACGCCCAACGCCCCCAACAACCCGTCATCGCCGGCTCCCTCCCGGGATTCCGACGACGTAAACCTACCTCCACCGCCTCCACCGGGTCGCCGAGGAGTGTACAATACTGTAAAGCGAAAAGACGAAGGACACGGTAACCTAGCGACATTGGGCGGACGTCCACGATCAGTTGAAGATTTGCCAGAAAGTTTAGTAGGAATTAGAAGAAGACGAGAAACGTCGCCGACACGCATCTATAAGCGTGACGCACAAGAAATGACCGATGTAAATACGAGTCGAATTATTCAAGTGGTGGCGCCGGGAGATGTCAATTTCGCACTCAATAATGCAGCGCAAAACGAAACGGTGGTAATTCAGTCTCCGGCGAGCGATCCGGAAACGATATGTATGTCGGTACCGTCGTTCGTGGCGGGTCTGGTCATGTTGTTGTTGGTGCTGGTGGTGGCGTCGTTGGTGGCCGCGTTCCTCTTCGTGCGCGTGCGCGCGCTCGACAGGAAGGGCGCGCACGGCGCCGCCGCCTTCTACGAGACTGACTACGTGAAGCACACGAACTAG
- the LOC123876333 gene encoding cuticlin-4 isoform X1, whose amino-acid sequence MCCVGCRPPTDWTVTMKRTRLLLVLATLLIKDATCEPPVDSASLPLEHRGSAYGPPLPAAHTDDPWPLATPDSPKIKHLQVQCEKTHMRVNIEFDRPFYGMIFSKGFYSDPHCMHLKPGTGHLSATFEIFLNSCGMTSSGNHNVAAYGSPTPSGSYVENTIIVQYDPYVQEVWDQARKLRCTWYDFYEKAVTFRPFQVDMLHAVTANFLGDNLQCWMQIQVGKGPWASEVSGIVKIGQTMTMVLAIKDDENKFDMLVRNCVAHDGKRAPIQLVDQYGCVVRPKIMSKFQKIKNFGQSASVVSFAYFQAFKFPDSMNVHFQCVIQVCRYNCPEPKCGGLGGEYGVPLLGGNALSAGEYGLPNTVHGEYGPPPPGPHAEYGVPPAFPDPRHPADSAGAYSEKRDDVVAPPQAQVSSTPNAPNNPSSPAPSRDSDDVNLPPPPPPGRRGVYNTVKRKDEGHGNLATLGGRPRSVEDLPESLVGIRRRRETSPTRIYKRDAQEMTDVNTSRIIQVVAPGDVNFALNNAAQNETVVIQSPASDPETICMSVPSFVAGLVMLLLVLVVASLVAAFLFVRVRALDRKGAHGAAAFYETDYVKHTN is encoded by the exons ATGTGTTGCGTTGGTTGCAGGCCGCCGACTGACTGGACTGTGACTATGAAGAGGACCAGGCTACTGCTGGTGCTCGCGACGCTCCTTATCAAG GACGCAACATGCGAACCGCCCGTAGACTCAGCGTCGTTACCGTTGGAACACAGAGGCAGCGCGTACGGCCCGCCGCTGCCCGCTGCGCACACAGACGACCCCTGGCCTCTCGCTACACCAGACAGTCCAAAAATTAAACATCTTCAAGTACAATGTGAAAAAACTCATATGCGTGTCAATATAGAATTCGATCGTCCTTTTTATGGGATGATATTTTCGAAGGGTTTCTATAGCGATCCTCACTGTATGCATCTAAAACCTGGCACGGGACACTTAAGTGCGACATTCGAAATATTTCTGAACAGCTGCGGTATGACTAGTTCTGGAAATCATAATGTTGCAGCTTATGGCAGTCCCACGCCTAGTGGTTCGTACGTAGAAAACACAATCATAGTCCAATACGACCCTTACGTTCAAGAGGTATGGGATCAGGCACGAAAACTGAGGTGCACGTGGTACGACTTTTACGAAAAAGCAGTGACGTTCAGGCCTTTCCAAGTAGATATGCTACACGCAGTCACAGCTAACTTTCTCGGTGATAACCTGCAATGCTGGATGCAAATACAAGTAGGCAAGGGGCCTTGGGCATCAGAAGTATCGGGTATAGTAAAAATAGGACAGACTATGACAATGGTGCTGGCAATTAAAGACGATGAAAACAAGTTCGACATGCTCGTGAGAAATTGTGTAGCTCACGATGGAAAACGAGCTCCTATCCAACTGGTGGATCAATATGGATGTGTCGTAAGACCTAAAATCATGAGTAAATTCCAGAAAATTAAGAACTTTGGTCAATCGGCCTCCGTCGTATCGTTTGCATATTTCCAAGCGTTCAAATTCCCCGATTCTATGAACGTACATTTCCAATGTGTAATTCAAGTCTGTCGGTACAATTGTCCTGAACCAAAATGTGGTGGTCTAGGCGGTGAATATGGAGTTCCATTACTGGGTGGAAACGCGCTTAGTGCCGGGGAATATGGATTACCTAATACGGTTCACGGAGAGTACGGACCCCCGCCGCCCGGACCTCATGCTGAATATGGTGTGCCACCGGCGTTCCCGGACCCGCGCCATCCGGCCGATTCGGCTGGCGCTTATTCCGAAAAACGAGATGATGTAGTAGCTCCACCGCAAGCGCAGGTTTCCTCGACGCCCAACGCCCCCAACAACCCGTCATCGCCGGCTCCCTCCCGGGATTCCGACGACGTAAACCTACCTCCACCGCCTCCACCGGGTCGCCGAGGAGTGTACAATACTGTAAAGCGAAAAGACGAAGGACACGGTAACCTAGCGACATTGGGCGGACGTCCACGATCAGTTGAAGATTTGCCAGAAAGTTTAGTAGGAATTAGAAGAAGACGAGAAACGTCGCCGACACGCATCTATAAGCGTGACGCACAAGAAATGACCGATGTAAATACGAGTCGAATTATTCAAGTGGTGGCGCCGGGAGATGTCAATTTCGCACTCAATAATGCAGCGCAAAACGAAACGGTGGTAATTCAGTCTCCGGCGAGCGATCCGGAAACGATATGTATGTCGGTACCGTCGTTCGTGGCGGGTCTGGTCATGTTGTTGTTGGTGCTGGTGGTGGCGTCGTTGGTGGCCGCGTTCCTCTTCGTGCGCGTGCGCGCGCTCGACAGGAAGGGCGCGCACGGCGCCGCCGCCTTCTACGAGACTGACTACGTGAAGCACACGAACTAG